In Paractinoplanes brasiliensis, the following proteins share a genomic window:
- a CDS encoding V-type ATP synthase subunit B, producing the protein MNPLAVSFSAVRELSGPLLVVSGVTGVGWDEFAEIRTGGRVRHGLVLAVADDLAVVQVLEGTFGMDPAATTVHFAGRPLRIDVGPGWLGRTCNGRGVPIDDGPPVLGPRRSAVAGTPMNPTRRQPPAEPVLTGVSAIDGLTTLVRGQKLPIFSQAGLPHLQLATQIAAQSTAGGEPFAVVFGGLGLTHADADAVRDALAARAAAGELTILLNTADDPVIERILTPRLALTIAEDLAFVEGRHVLVVLTDMTSYAEAVREVSAARGEIPGRRAYPGYLYSDLASLYERCGRIAGRPGSVTVLPVLTMPAGDITHPVPDLTGYITEGQVVLSTEIAAAGVYPPVDALSSLSRLMRHGARPDHLDVAAQVMAALARARQAAELADLVGPGGLSEADRNYRRFEDRYLTGLLSQSPDECRPLEETMRLAWQALSVLPRRELVLLPEHELAAHGIAP; encoded by the coding sequence ATGAACCCGCTCGCCGTCTCGTTCAGCGCCGTTCGCGAGCTGAGCGGCCCCTTGCTCGTCGTGTCGGGCGTCACGGGCGTCGGCTGGGACGAGTTCGCCGAGATCCGGACCGGCGGCCGGGTGCGGCACGGCCTCGTTCTTGCCGTCGCCGACGACCTGGCCGTGGTCCAGGTGCTCGAGGGCACGTTCGGCATGGACCCGGCGGCGACAACTGTGCACTTCGCCGGCCGCCCGCTCCGCATCGACGTCGGCCCCGGCTGGCTGGGCCGCACCTGCAACGGGCGCGGTGTGCCGATCGACGACGGGCCACCGGTGCTCGGCCCGCGCCGGTCCGCCGTCGCCGGCACCCCGATGAACCCGACCCGGCGGCAGCCGCCGGCCGAGCCGGTGCTCACCGGTGTCTCGGCGATCGACGGGCTGACCACCCTCGTCCGCGGTCAGAAGCTGCCCATCTTCTCGCAGGCCGGCCTCCCGCACCTACAGCTGGCGACGCAGATCGCCGCCCAGTCGACAGCGGGCGGCGAGCCGTTCGCTGTCGTCTTCGGTGGGCTCGGGCTGACCCACGCCGACGCCGACGCGGTTCGTGACGCTCTCGCCGCCCGGGCCGCCGCGGGCGAGCTCACCATCCTGCTCAACACCGCGGACGACCCGGTGATCGAACGCATCCTGACCCCGCGGCTGGCCCTGACCATCGCCGAGGACCTGGCATTCGTCGAGGGCCGGCACGTCCTGGTCGTGCTCACCGACATGACCAGCTACGCCGAGGCGGTCCGCGAGGTGTCCGCCGCGAGAGGTGAGATCCCTGGACGCCGCGCCTATCCCGGCTATCTCTACAGCGACCTCGCCTCGCTCTACGAGCGCTGCGGCCGGATCGCCGGGCGGCCCGGTTCGGTGACGGTCCTGCCGGTGCTGACCATGCCGGCCGGGGACATCACCCACCCCGTGCCCGACCTCACCGGATACATCACCGAGGGACAGGTGGTGCTCTCCACGGAGATCGCCGCCGCGGGCGTCTACCCACCGGTGGACGCGCTTTCGTCGCTGTCCCGCCTGATGCGTCACGGCGCCCGGCCGGACCATCTCGACGTCGCCGCCCAGGTCATGGCGGCGCTCGCCCGCGCACGTCAGGCCGCCGAACTGGCCGACCTGGTCGGGCCGGGAGGCCTCAGCGAAGCGGACCGGAACTATCGCCGGTTCGAGGACCGCTACCTCACCGGCCTGCTCTCCCAGTCACCCGACGAGTGCCGGCCCCTGGAGGAGACGATGAGGCTGGCATGGCAGGCGCTGTCGGTGCTGCCACGTCGCGAGCTGGTCCTGCTGCCGGAGCACGAGCTGGCCGCTCACGGGATCGCGCCGTGA
- a CDS encoding ATP synthase subunit C → MTVWLLTVPVLVAGIIAGSWQARRHGRAAIRVALSINGLLLAAATVVLVLAITGGPAQAAPADAATGGAAWAALLGAAIAVAGSSIGAAIAVAYTGAAALAAMSERPELFGRAMVIVGLAEGIAIYGLIVAIILIGRA, encoded by the coding sequence ATGACTGTCTGGCTGCTCACCGTCCCCGTCCTGGTGGCGGGAATCATCGCCGGCTCGTGGCAGGCCCGCCGGCACGGTCGCGCGGCGATCCGCGTCGCCCTTTCGATCAACGGCCTGTTGCTGGCCGCGGCCACCGTTGTCCTGGTGCTGGCGATCACCGGTGGCCCGGCACAGGCCGCTCCGGCCGACGCCGCCACGGGCGGTGCCGCCTGGGCCGCGCTGCTGGGTGCGGCGATCGCCGTGGCCGGATCGTCGATCGGCGCCGCGATCGCGGTGGCCTACACCGGCGCCGCCGCGCTGGCGGCCATGAGCGAACGTCCCGAGCTGTTCGGACGGGCGATGGTCATCGTCGGGCTGGCTGAAGGCATCGCCATCTACGGGCTGATCGTGGCCATCATCCTGATCGGGCGAGCATGA
- a CDS encoding V-type ATP synthase subunit A — protein sequence MSAARVTRVDGPMVEVSHTGRLAMHELVEIGPDALPGEVVAIRDGRATVQAYEYTGGLRPDDRVCPTGTPLTARLGPGLLGRVFDGLLRPLTDGPVWLLPQAPGTDLDGERWDFEPGVRVGQQVTGGSELGTVPGPGAVVYRIMVPPDGGGTVESIVPAGRYRADDEIAVVGGAPVRLTTRWPVRLPRPVRERRPADTPLHTGQRVIDLLFPVLKGGSVAVPGGFGTGKTMLLQQISKWCDADVIVYAGCGERGNEMADVVTELFALTDPRGGGRLADRTVAIANTSNMPMMARETGVHSAVTVAEYFRDMGYDVLVIADSTSRWAEALREFASRTGVLPAEEGYPATLGSALAAFYERAGAVTTLGGAHGSVTIVGAVSPPGGDLTEPVTTQSERFVRGLWTLDRELAYARHYPAVSWSGSFARDALTVGAWQVSHGAPNWAADRARLLSLLTEADRLAALAELIGITGLAAPERAVLLTARLVRDAVLRQSGLSPRDGYCGRAKGLALVEAVLAVGDRLRWLAEQGRPAESFESADLGALVRVRDTAGPDDAAAVLTARDTVLTELEGVS from the coding sequence ATGAGCGCCGCGAGGGTGACCCGCGTGGACGGGCCCATGGTGGAGGTGAGCCACACCGGCCGGCTGGCCATGCACGAGCTGGTCGAGATCGGCCCGGACGCGCTGCCCGGGGAGGTGGTGGCCATCCGCGACGGCCGGGCCACCGTGCAGGCCTACGAGTACACCGGCGGGCTGCGACCGGACGACCGGGTGTGCCCCACGGGCACCCCGCTGACCGCCCGGCTCGGGCCCGGTCTGCTGGGCCGGGTGTTCGACGGATTGCTGCGGCCGCTCACCGACGGTCCGGTGTGGTTGCTCCCGCAGGCCCCGGGCACCGACCTCGACGGCGAACGCTGGGACTTCGAGCCGGGCGTGCGCGTGGGGCAGCAAGTGACCGGGGGTTCCGAGCTCGGCACCGTGCCGGGACCGGGCGCTGTCGTCTATCGCATCATGGTCCCGCCGGACGGTGGCGGCACCGTCGAGAGCATCGTGCCGGCCGGACGCTACCGGGCGGACGATGAGATCGCCGTCGTCGGCGGCGCCCCGGTGCGGCTGACCACGCGATGGCCCGTGCGCCTTCCCCGGCCGGTGCGGGAACGCCGGCCGGCCGACACTCCGCTGCACACCGGCCAACGCGTTATCGACCTGCTCTTTCCCGTGCTCAAGGGCGGCAGCGTGGCCGTGCCGGGCGGCTTCGGAACCGGCAAGACCATGTTGCTGCAGCAGATCTCCAAATGGTGCGACGCCGACGTCATCGTGTACGCCGGCTGCGGCGAGCGCGGCAACGAGATGGCCGACGTCGTGACCGAGCTGTTCGCCCTGACCGATCCGCGTGGCGGCGGACGCCTGGCCGATCGGACGGTGGCGATCGCCAACACCTCGAACATGCCGATGATGGCGCGCGAAACCGGGGTCCACTCAGCGGTGACAGTGGCCGAGTACTTCCGTGACATGGGTTACGACGTCCTCGTCATCGCCGACTCCACGTCGAGGTGGGCCGAGGCTCTGCGCGAGTTCGCCTCCCGTACGGGCGTGCTGCCGGCCGAGGAGGGCTACCCGGCCACCCTCGGCTCGGCGCTGGCCGCGTTCTACGAGCGGGCCGGCGCCGTCACCACACTGGGGGGTGCGCACGGATCGGTGACCATCGTCGGCGCCGTGTCGCCGCCCGGCGGGGATCTCACCGAACCGGTGACCACCCAGAGCGAACGCTTCGTCCGGGGCTTGTGGACGCTCGACCGCGAACTCGCCTACGCACGACACTATCCGGCGGTCTCGTGGTCCGGGTCGTTCGCGCGGGACGCCCTGACGGTCGGAGCCTGGCAGGTGAGTCACGGCGCTCCGAACTGGGCCGCCGACCGGGCGCGCCTGCTCAGCCTCCTGACCGAGGCGGACCGGCTGGCCGCGCTGGCTGAGCTGATCGGGATCACCGGGCTGGCGGCACCCGAACGGGCGGTGTTGCTGACCGCCCGGCTGGTGCGCGACGCGGTGCTCAGGCAGAGCGGGTTGTCGCCCCGTGACGGCTACTGCGGACGAGCGAAGGGCCTGGCCCTGGTGGAGGCGGTGCTCGCGGTCGGCGACCGGCTGCGGTGGCTGGCCGAGCAGGGCCGCCCGGCGGAGAGCTTCGAGTCGGCCGATCTCGGCGCGCTCGTACGGGTTCGCGACACCGCCGGACCGGACGACGCCGCCGCCGTCCTGACCGCTCGCGACACCGTGCTCACGGAGCTGGAGGGCGTGTCATGA